GGCATGGAGGTGATGAAGTGGCCTGAATGGGCGGCTGAAATTGTAGCACACGCCCCCGGTCGGCCCGGGACGCTAGGGGCGAAACCACCGCCGTGCGAGCGCCTCGAGATCTCCGGCTACGTCCGGAGCCGGAAGCCGCTCCAGATACCAGCGCAGGTTGCTGTGCCGATGGAGAAGCGCGTAGGCCATGATGCGCAGCGGGAGCTCGTCGTCGATGCTTGCGCCGTAGGCGTCCAGAAAGGCGCGGAGGAGCCCGGGCTCGGCTGCGGCCAGGAAGATGCCGACAGCCGCCAGTTCGTACTCGGGCGCGCCGAGCAGAGCATCCTCGAAGTCGAGGAGACCGCTGAGGCGCCACGCGCCGTCGCGGCGATCGACCAGGAAATGCTCCCGCATCACCTCGGTGTGAAGCAGGACGCGCGGGCCTTCGTCGGCGGGAGCCCACCGAGCCAGAAAGCCGTCGAGGGCTTCCACCCACGGAGCCGCCAGGCCCTTGGCATTCTGATTGGCGCGGCACGAGGCGCGCTGGGCGGCCATGAAGCGTGGCCAGTCGATCGCCGTGGAAGCGACCTGGTCCGCCAGGATCGCGTGCAGCGCGGCGAGCGCCGCGCCCGCTTCGCGCATCAAGGAGATGCGGTTTTCGCTTGCGATCGTGGGCCATGCCTCGGCCATCGAGCGTCCCGGCAGGCGCGTCATGACGACGTACGACCACGGGCCGCTCTCGCCCGAGCCGATCAGGCGCGGGGTCGGGACCGGGAGACGCCCCTCGATGTGCTCGAGGGTGGCCCGTTCGGTGTCGAACCACGACCGGTCCGTCGGGGGGAACAGCTTCACGACATGCTCGTCCCCCACGGCGAACACGGGAACCGAGCCGGAGGGGAAACGCTCAAGGCTTCCCTCGAGCGAACGTTCGCGTCGGATTCCCTCAACGACCTCGGCGCACTCCTGGCCCTCGCTGCCCGTCTTCATTGGCACTCCCCTGAGGGTACCCCCACACTCTACTCCACCCTCTTCGCCGGCATCGCGCTCCCACCCTGGAACAGCGTCAGCGCCGACGCGCGACCGTCGTCGCCGATCACGAATTCGATCCGCGCGTCGGCGACCTTGAAAAAGAACGCGGTCTCCGACTCGGCGAAGGCCTCGGCGGGGTGCTGTCCCGTCGCCTGCATGAAGAGGCGCGTCCCCTCGCGCGTGATGGTGAGCCGGAAGCCAGGCTCGAGCTGGTAGACCCCAAGCAGCCTGTCGAGCTTCTCCCCCGTGAGGGCGATCACCTTGCGCGCGGCGGGGGTGTCCGCGACGCGCTTCCCCACCTGGGCCGGGTGTCCGCGCGCGACCAGGACGACCGATTCGACCGCGCCGGACGCTCCGATCCTGAACTTGAGACGGGAGAACGCCTTGTCGAAGACGAACTCGTCCCGGGCGACGGGCACGAGCCTGAACTCCGGCCCACCCTCTCGCCGGGCGCTGAGCTGTCCGTCCTCGAATCGTATCGTACACTTGACGCCATCGAACTCGTAGACGCCGGCAAACCGGCGCTTCGCCTCGTCCGGCATCGCCACGGGCGTGGCGTTCCAGCTCTGCCCGAGCGCCTCGAGCGCAAGCCTCATCGCGGTATATTCGAGATCGCTCTCCGAGTCGACAGCGTTGTGCAGCACCCCGACGAACAGCTTCTTCTCCGGGACCAGCACGCCGTAGCTCATGAAGCCCGTGATGCCGCCCCCATGGGCGACGAAGCGCATTCCGTCCTCGTCCGTCACCCTCCAGCCGTATCCGTAGCCGGTCGGCGTCCCGTCCTTCGTCCGGCTCTGCGTCCAGGCCCGGTCCAGGAGCGCCCTATCGATCACCTTGCCGGCGACGAGGAGCTCGTTCCACCTCGCGAGGTCATCGACGTTCGACTCGATGGAGCCCGCGGCGTACGGCTGCGTCATGCTGATGTAGCCCGCGTTCTGAAGCGCGGCGTCGGAGCCGCGTTCGTACCCCTTGACCCGCCCCGCCCGGATCCGGCTCTCCTCGACCACCCCCGTGTTCTTCAGGCCCAGGGGAGCCAACAGTCTCGCCAGCATGTAATCGGCGTACGTCATGCCGCTCGCCTTCTCGATGATGATGCCGAGAAAGAGATAGTTGCTGTTGCTGTACATCCACCGGGTCCCGGGTTCGAACGCCGCGCTCGCGTTTCGTAGGCCCTCGACGAGCTGCATGGGCGTCTTGTCCTCGCGGACGCCGTTCTCGTAGCCCGGCAGGTCGTTATAGCTTCTCAGCCCCGAGGTGTGGGTGAGTAGCTGCTCGACCGTGATCGCCTCCGCTCCCGGAAATCCGGGAACGTACTTCGAGAGCGGATCCTCGAGCTTTACCTTGCCCTCCTTCACGAGCTGGAGGATGGCGACCGCGGTGAATTGCTTGGTCATCGATCCGATGCGAAAAACCATCTCGGGCTTCGCGGCCACGCCGAGCTCCAGGTCGGCCAGCCCATAGCCCTTCCTCAGCAGGGTCCTTCCATCCTGCACGACGATGACGGAGCCGCCCGCGCCGCTCCCCGCGAACGCTCCGGCTGCGATCGCGTCGAGCCTCTCAGGGATCGCCCGATCCCTGGCCAAGACCCGTGTCGACAACGTGAGAAGGACCAGCAGGGCCGCGACGGCAGCGGTCATTCGCGTCATGTTCTCTCTCCTTGGGTTACGCTGTCGAGCATGGTGACCGATCGAAGACCTTCGCGCGGCAAGCTCCGCCTGGAGTACGACGAGAGCAGCCGGCTCACGGAACTCCCGGTGCCGCTCTCGGACGGGCTGACACCGCTCTTCGGCCAGCTCGAGTCCGCCCGGGATGCGGAGGCGCGCGGCCCCCTGAGCCAGACTTGCGAGGAGTTGCTGCGTGGATTCGCGGAGTTCTACAACGTCGAGCCGCCGGCCCTGAAGCTCCTCGGGGTCCGCCCGCACCGGACGCGCGAGGGCCGCTTGTCGTACGAGCTCCTGGGAGACTACGACCTCGCGCTCGCGCGCGTTCGGCTCTGGACGCGAACGCCGATGATCCGAAAGTGGACCTCGAGCCGGACGCTCCTGTCCACGCTGTGCCACGAGTTCATGCACCACATGGACGTCGTCAAGCTCCAGTTCCCGAGGAGCTACCACACCACGGGCTTCTTCGAGCGGACCCATCGCCTGTACCTCGGCGTGACGGGGCAGCCCTACTACCGGCTCGCGTGGCAGAAGGCGCAGCGCGACGGTTCGCGCTCCATCGACTGGCCCGAGACCCATCGCCGGAGAGCCAGTGTCCAACGCTAGGCGACGACGTGCGCGGTCGCGCCGAGGCCGGCATGAGGCACCTTCGCTCCCTTGATCATCAGCCAGAAGATGATCGGCACTTCCCCGAAGTAGAGCGGCATCATCGCGCGGGTAACCGCACCCTTGTAGGCCGGCAGCGCCAGCGCCGTGACGCTGCTCACGATGTAGGCCGAACCCGCGATCATCAGCAGGACGCCCAGCACCCGAGGCAAGAAGCCCGACCGGATGACGAGGATGCCGAAGGGGAAGAGCCAGAGACCCCAGAAGCCGATGGAGACGGCCGCGCCGGCGGCGTGAAGCCGAAGAAACCCCAGGGCGAGCGCCTCGCGCTGCGGCCCGGTGAACGCGGAGAGATAGCCTGCGCCGCTCAGCAGCACCAGCGGCGCGAATCGCGCGAGAAGGTTGGCGAGCGAAACGGCGACCCCGACCGACACCAGCACCACCATCAGCATCGCCTGGCCCCGGTCCGTGTCCCGGAGCAGCTGGTAGAGGTTCACGACCAGGAAGAGGAAGAGGACGAGCGTGCCGAAGCCCAGCAGGATGTCGATGCGGTACAGGAGCTCGCCCGTTGTGATGTT
Above is a window of Candidatus Binatia bacterium DNA encoding:
- a CDS encoding aminoglycoside 3'-phosphotransferase/choline kinase family protein; the protein is MKTGSEGQECAEVVEGIRRERSLEGSLERFPSGSVPVFAVGDEHVVKLFPPTDRSWFDTERATLEHIEGRLPVPTPRLIGSGESGPWSYVVMTRLPGRSMAEAWPTIASENRISLMREAGAALAALHAILADQVASTAIDWPRFMAAQRASCRANQNAKGLAAPWVEALDGFLARWAPADEGPRVLLHTEVMREHFLVDRRDGAWRLSGLLDFEDALLGAPEYELAAVGIFLAAAEPGLLRAFLDAYGASIDDELPLRIMAYALLHRHSNLRWYLERLPAPDVAGDLEALARRWFRP
- a CDS encoding serine hydrolase, translated to MTRMTAAVAALLVLLTLSTRVLARDRAIPERLDAIAAGAFAGSGAGGSVIVVQDGRTLLRKGYGLADLELGVAAKPEMVFRIGSMTKQFTAVAILQLVKEGKVKLEDPLSKYVPGFPGAEAITVEQLLTHTSGLRSYNDLPGYENGVREDKTPMQLVEGLRNASAAFEPGTRWMYSNSNYLFLGIIIEKASGMTYADYMLARLLAPLGLKNTGVVEESRIRAGRVKGYERGSDAALQNAGYISMTQPYAAGSIESNVDDLARWNELLVAGKVIDRALLDRAWTQSRTKDGTPTGYGYGWRVTDEDGMRFVAHGGGITGFMSYGVLVPEKKLFVGVLHNAVDSESDLEYTAMRLALEALGQSWNATPVAMPDEAKRRFAGVYEFDGVKCTIRFEDGQLSARREGGPEFRLVPVARDEFVFDKAFSRLKFRIGASGAVESVVLVARGHPAQVGKRVADTPAARKVIALTGEKLDRLLGVYQLEPGFRLTITREGTRLFMQATGQHPAEAFAESETAFFFKVADARIEFVIGDDGRASALTLFQGGSAMPAKRVE
- a CDS encoding DUF4386 domain-containing protein translates to MDTRNATARRAGVLYFIFMIVAIVGEFMMPAFTVIGDAAATARNITTGELLYRIDILLGFGTLVLFLFLVVNLYQLLRDTDRGQAMLMVVLVSVGVAVSLANLLARFAPLVLLSGAGYLSAFTGPQREALALGFLRLHAAGAAVSIGFWGLWLFPFGILVIRSGFLPRVLGVLLMIAGSAYIVSSVTALALPAYKGAVTRAMMPLYFGEVPIIFWLMIKGAKVPHAGLGATAHVVA